One part of the Lotus japonicus ecotype B-129 chromosome 2, LjGifu_v1.2 genome encodes these proteins:
- the LOC130738544 gene encoding FBD-associated F-box protein At4g10400-like: MVDTISILPDSILCDILSFLPTKQAVATSVLSKRWKPLWLSVPTLDFDHVLLYNNEDSARFVQSVYAVILFRDQHQPIHKFRLNCANCDHLDVVNVNAWLHAAVQRRIHHLDISLSFDQPKSFISPVIFSCKTLVVLKLQGVTLKPLDSTVDLPLLKILHLQQVFFKNRGCLAELLTGCPVLEDFKADNYGSATQVTTSKEFQTLPKLVRAEISVIPAPSLMIVVNNVKFLHLHWFGGWIWKLYCHGRDKYLQFFSMFHNLTRLELSYLHCYNDGYQVVEFLMNCPKLQVLVINQPHYEKCACDGIEEVGDLQYPSSVPECILLHLISCCLNDYRGNKGEFQFARYILQNGRLLERMTICSDSTVNRQRKHKNFKQLSSCTRHSATCKLSLK; the protein is encoded by the exons ATGGTCGATACGATTAGCATTTTACCAGATTCAATTCTCTGTGACATTCTTTCCTTTCTCCCAACCAAGCAAGCCGTTGCAACCAGCGTTCTCTCGAAGCGGTGGAAGCCTCTATGGCTTTCAGTCCCAACTCTCGACTTCGACCATGTTCTACTCTACAACAATGAGGACTCTGCTCGCTTTGTTCAGTCCGTATATGCAGTCATCCTCTTCCGAGATCAACACCAACCTATCCACAAATTCCGCCTCAACTGTGCCAATTGTGATCATCTTGATGTTGTCAATGTCAACGCATGGCTTCATGCTGCGGTGCAACGCCGAATTCACCACCTAGATATCTCCCTCAGCTTTGATCAACCAAAATCGTTCATCTCCCCCGTCATCTTCAGTTGCAAAACTCTCGTGGTTCTCAAGTTGCAGGGGGTAACATTGAAACCTCTTGACTCCACTGTTGATCTTCCATTGCTTAAAATCCTGCATCTACAACaagtgtttttcaaaaatcgcgGATGTCTCGCCGAGCTTCTTACCGGGTGCCCTGTCCTTGAGGATTTCAAAGCAGATAATTATGGTTCTGCTACTCAGGTCACCACTAGTAAGGAGTTTCAAACTTTGCCCAAGTTGGTCAGAGCTGAAATTTCAGTTATACCTGCACCTTCGCTCATGATTGTGGTTAACAATGTCAAGTTTTTGCACTTACACTGG TTTGGTGGTTGGATTTGGaaactctattgccacggtcgAGACAAATACCTCcagtttttctctatgtttcaCAATTTAACCCGTCTTGAGCTTTCCTATTTGCATTGTTATAACGATGGGTATCAGGTAGTGGAATTTCTCATGAATTGCCCTAAGCTTCAAGTTCTTGTCATTAACCAG CCACATTATGAAAAATGTGCGTGTGATGGAATTGAAGAAGTAGGAGATTTGCAATACCCTTCATCAGTTCCTGAATGCATTCTATTACACCTTATAAGTTGCTGTTTAAATGATTATAGAGGCAACAAAGGTGAGTTTCAATTTGCAAGATATATTCTCCAGAATGGAAGATTGTTAGAGAGGATGACAATATGTAGTGATTCTACAGTAAATCGACAGAGAAAGCATAAGAATTTTAAACAATTATCCTCCTGCACGAGGCATTCCGCCACTTGTAAACTTTCCCTTAAATGA
- the LOC130738546 gene encoding putative ripening-related protein 1 produces MKSFCIKASFLFLSFLVITNCMFSEAQKCRPSGRIRGKKAPPGQCNQENDSDCCVQGRMYTTYECSPPVSTNTKAYLTLNSFQKGGDGGGPSECDHQYHSDDTPVVALSTGWFNDRNRCLNNITISANGRSVVAMVVDECDSRKGCDEDHDYQPPCPNNIVDASKAVWKALGVPEDQWGGLDITWSDA; encoded by the coding sequence ATGAAGAGTTTTTGCATAAAGGCATCCTTTCTTTTTCTGAGTTTTCTGGTTATCACAAACTGCATGTTTTCTGAAGCACAAAAGTGTCGCCCAAGTGGTAGAATCAGAGGAAAAAAAGCCCCTCCTGGACAATGCAACCAAGAGAATGATTCTGATTGCTGTGTACAAGGAAGAATGTACACAACTTATGAGTGCTCTCCACCAGTGTCTACTAACACCAAGGCATATCTCACACTTAATAGTTTCCAAAAGGGAGGAGATGGAGGTGGCCCTTCAGAATGTGACCACCAGTACCATTCTGATGACACACCAGTTGTTGCACTTTCCACAGGATGGTTCAACGACAGAAACAGGTGCCTCAACAACATTACTATTAGTGCCAATGGAAGAAGTGTGGTGGCCATGGTGGTTGATGAGTGTGACTCCAGAAAGGGATGTGATGAAGATCATGATTACCAACCCCCATGTCCCAACAACATTGTTGATGCCTCCAAGGCTGTGTGGAAAGCCTTGGGTGTGCCTGAAGATCAATGGGGTGGCCTGGACATTACATGGTCTGATGCTTGA
- the LOC130738545 gene encoding exosome complex exonuclease RRP46 homolog, which translates to MEIDRADGRSPNQLRPLACSRSVLHRAHGSASWAQGETKVFAAVYGPKAGTKKNENPEKASIEVTWKPNTGQIGQVEKEYEMILKRTLESICIRSIYPNTTTSVIVQVVHDDGALLPCAINAACAALVDAGIPLRHLAVAICCSVADNSCIILDPTKQEEEKAKAFAYLVFPNTNISVLPEGSSQGGSEPMAHGIITSVTQGAMSVDDYLRCLERGRATSERLSEFLRKNIEPKSTSEASKAG; encoded by the exons ATGGAGATTGATAGGGCTGATGGGAGGAGTCCCAATCAACTAAGGCCCCTGGCATGCTCTCGTTCCGTCCTTCACAGAGCCCACGGCTCAGCCTCCTGGGCTCAAGGAGAAACTAAAGTCTTTGCTGCAGTTTACGGACCCAAAGCTGGAACCAAGAAGAATGAAAACCCTGAAAAAGCTTCCATTGAAGTTACTTGGAAGCCTAACACAGGACAGATTGGTCAAGTGGAGAAGGAGTATGAGATGATATTGAAGAGAACCTTGGAAAGCATATGCATTCGAAGCATATATCCCAACACCACCACTTCCGTTATAGTCCAG GTTGTCCATGACGATGGTGCT CTTCTTCCATGTGCAATTAATGCAGCATGCGCTGCACTTGTTGATGCTGGAATCCCCCTAAGACATCTTGCTG TTGCAATATGTTGTTCTGTAGCAGATAATAGTTGTATTATACTCGACCCGACTAAACAAGAAGAGGAG AAAGCGAAAGCATTTGCCTATTTAGTTTTTCCAAACACAAATATTTCAGTGCTACCAGAGGGGTCATCGCAGGGGGGCAGCGAGCCCATGGCACATGGAATCATCACCTCTGTTACACAGGGTGCTATGTCAG TGGATGATTATCTTCGTTGCCTAGAACGAGGGCGTGCTACTAGTGAAAGATTGTCTGAATTTTTAAGGAAGAACATTGAGCCAAAATCTACCAGTGAGGCATCTAAAGCTGGGTGA